A DNA window from Parabacteroides johnsonii DSM 18315 contains the following coding sequences:
- the rprY gene encoding response regulator transcription factor RprY, whose product MEEKLKIFFCEDDENLGMLLREYLQAKGYVTDLFSDGEAGYKGFTKGKYDLCVLDVMMPKKDGFTLAQEIRSINPDIPVIFLTAKTMKEDILEGFKIGADDYLTKPFSMEELLLRIEAILRRVKGKKMKDIPFYKLGNFLFDTQKQTLAIGDKVTKLTTKECELLSLLCAHANEILERNYALKTIWVDDNYFNARSMDVYITKLRKLLKDDPGIEIINIHGKGYKLITPSGEEAAREEGIQVL is encoded by the coding sequence ATGGAAGAAAAACTAAAAATCTTCTTTTGCGAAGACGACGAGAACCTGGGTATGCTATTAAGAGAATACTTGCAGGCAAAAGGTTATGTGACTGACCTCTTCTCCGATGGAGAAGCCGGTTACAAAGGTTTCACCAAAGGCAAATATGACCTTTGCGTACTTGACGTGATGATGCCGAAAAAAGACGGCTTTACACTGGCTCAGGAAATCCGTTCCATCAACCCTGATATCCCTGTTATCTTCCTTACGGCCAAGACTATGAAGGAAGATATCCTGGAAGGTTTCAAAATTGGTGCAGATGATTATCTGACAAAACCTTTCAGTATGGAAGAACTCTTGCTCCGTATCGAAGCGATCCTTCGCCGCGTGAAAGGCAAGAAAATGAAAGATATTCCTTTCTACAAGTTAGGAAACTTCTTGTTCGATACCCAGAAACAGACACTGGCTATCGGCGATAAGGTCACGAAGCTGACAACTAAGGAATGCGAACTTCTGAGTCTCCTTTGCGCACATGCAAATGAAATTCTGGAACGTAATTATGCACTGAAGACAATCTGGGTAGACGATAACTATTTCAATGCCCGTAGCATGGACGTATATATCACGAAACTTCGCAAACTGTTGAAGGATGATCCGGGAATCGAAATCATCAACATTCACGGTAAGGGCTACAAGCTGATCACTCCTTCAGGAGAAGAAGC